The Pseudomonas viciae genomic interval GCCGACAGGCTGCCGTCCTGGTAAAGCTTGCGCCACTGGAACAGCTGGTTGGCATTGATGCCGTTGCGCCGAGCCACCACCGAAACGCTTTGCCCTGGCTCAAGGCTCTCGCGAACCATGGCCAGCTTTTGCTCTGGACTCCAGCGGCGCCGCCGCTCCTGGCCCAAAAGCTCCCCACTCTTATCGTTGCTGTTAGTCATAAACATAACCGTTTGCCTATCCCTTATCGTAAGGAGGAAACGGTGTCCTGTCTTTCATGGGGCTCGTTCAAATTACAAAGAGGCACTCATTGAAAAACCTTCTTGACGACGAATGAACACGCATGATCAATGTAATCAAAAGGTAATCCTGGAGAGAGAACCCGTGGAATCCCTAAACCCAACACAGCGCCGCATTCATCAAGCCGCCTTTCGCCTGTTCGCTGAGAGAGGTACATCACAAGTGAACATCCTCGACCTCGCGCAAGAGGCAGGAGTGGCGCGCGGAACGATCTATAGCAACATCGACAGTATGGAAAGCCTGTTCGAGGCGGTCGCTAGTCATCTCGCGAGAGAGATGTATGAGCGCATCAACAAGAGCTTCGATTCACTGACCGATCCGGCTCAGCGCCTTGCCAATGGCATTCGTCTCTTCATTCGTCGAGCTCACGAAGACTCCCAGTGGGGGGCATTCATACACAAGTTCGCCATGAGCAATTCTGCATTGCGCGAAATGTTCAGCAGCCAGGCGTCCACGGATCTTCGGAGCGGGCTTTCAGGTGGGCGGTACACGTTTCAGCAAGAACAATTGCTCTCAGTACTGACGCTGATATCGAGCAGTGTTCTCGGCTCGATTTTCCTCGTAATTGAAGGTCATAGGACGTGGCGCGACTCCGGCTCTGACACCGCCGAGCTGTTGCTGCGGGCATTGGGTGTGCCGCCAGAGGAGGCGCGTGCGTTGGCGACCATAGAGCTGCCGACACTTCCGCCTCTCGACTGAGTGCGTAGTTGATTCAACAAGAAACGCCCCTGGTTTTTTTCAGGGGTGGGGACCACTTTGCCAAAAAAACCCGAAAAACAAGAACAATGAACAATGAACAATAGAAGTGAATTGCACCGGTTAGTGACACCAAAGCCGGCTTTGTGCTAAATCCAGTTATTGTACGAAATCGAACGTGATCTCAAACGGGATTTACCAAGGGACGTTTGCTCTACGTTCGGGCAGCACAGAAGCCTCAATTAGCACACCCTCGTCCTTCGTGCAGTGGCAACAACACGTAGAACGTCGACCGGCGTAGGATGGATTTCCTCGTCTGTGACGTCGCAATTTGCAACCAAATCAAGACGGTATGTGTCGAAGCAGCGCTTTGCCACCTCTCTAGCTGACGGCAGACTATTAGGAGGATCCATGGAAAGCCAAGCGCCGCAGACCATTAGAAAGCTGCCGGCGTTCATAGAGGCTAGTAGTCGAGTGATTGTCTCAGGCGTCAAGCAACCACCCATGGAGAAATATCTCGCCTACCAGATTCAGCTGCGATTTTGTCGATCCAGTTGATCGCGTTAGTAGCACTCACCGCTGCTCCTCTCTTTGGCTTTCTCAAAGCCCTTCTTGACCCGATCAGTAATCGAAGGAGTCATGCCGCAGCGCCTAACTCCCTAGCCTCCTCAAATCTATCCTGTCCGACCTTTATCGCAAAGCCTAACTTCAGACTGCTAATCAGCAGATACCCGCTGCGCGCTCAGAAAATCCGTTGAAGGTCGCCTGATTTTCGGCATGTAGGCTTCAGGCGTAGGCGGCGGAACGCCGACCTCTAGTGCATCTAACAAATCCGCCCAATATTGCATCATCCTACGTCTCGGCTCGACGTATTCCGCATGGTTGTACGTAGCGCGAATTTGGTTGGCATCAGCGTGCGAAAGCTGCGCCTCAATCCATTCTTCGACAAAACCGACCTCGTTGAGCGCCGTTGAGATGGTGGCCCTGATGCCATGACCGGTGAGCCTCCCTTTGTAACCCATCCGGCTAATGGCGGTGTTAAGTGTATTTTCACTGATCATTTCCTGCGGTTCGTATCGGTGAACCAGCAGATACCGTGCACCGCGCCCCCTTAACTGCATCAGCCGCTGCACAATTGCAATCGCTTGAGTAGATAGCGGAATCACATAAGGTGGAATCTCATTCCCCTGTGTTCGCACACGACTCCGGAGCTGCTTCACACCCTCCGGCGGCACCAGCCAGATCCCCTTATCGAAGTCGAATTGGTCTGGCGTCGCCGCCCGTAGCTCTCCTGTACGCACGCCCGTCAGAAGCAATAGACGAATACCAAGCCGTGTCTTTTCTGCACACTCATAGTGGGTGACGGTTCTGAGCAATCCTGGAAGTTCATTAACTTGGAGGAAGGGATTATGGCGGACCGGCCGCGGCGTCTCGGCAACGATATCAAGATCTGCTGCTGGGTTCACATCAATAAGCCCTTCCGCCATAGCAAAACGAAAGATCTGGTTGAGCCAGGTCCGCACCTTTCGAGCAGACACCAGCGCGCCTCTGCGCTCAATTCGTCGAATGAGCTCCAGCACGTCGCCACGAGAAATATCCGCGATCGGAAGATCGCCCAAACACGGCAGCATGTCCTTCTTCAGGTATTTGCTGGCTTGCCCCGCACTGCCCTTCTTGCTTTTCGTCAGTTTTTTACTGCGGAACTCATGCCAACGATCAGCAACCGCTTCAAACGTGTTGTTGGCGGCGTGAGAGGCTTTCTGCCTCTCGGCACGACGATGCGATCGAGGATCGATATTGTTGGCCACCAGCGCACGTGCAGCCTCTCTCCGCTGACGAGCCTCCTTTAGACTCACGTCGGGATAGATGCCGAGGGAAATACGCAATTGCTTGTCATGCCAATAGAAACGGAAATGCCAACGCTTCGAACCCGTCGGGGGCACTTGCAGAGATAAGCCATCCCCATCAGTTAACGTATAAGGCTTGGTGGCGGGCTTGGCTTGCTTGATCGCTGTATCTTTCAGAGCCATCAGACACCTCCTTTTGTATCAAGGAGGGGAATACAACCCAGCGGTAGACGGACCAATACGAAAATTGATACGCAAGGAATCGTAAAAGGCTGTGCCAGCGGTGTACTTAAATGTGTACTTAAAAACCGTGGCTGGGGATGGATTCCAGTGGAATTCAGAAAACGAAAAAAGCGACTCAAGGCCGCTATTTCCGTGACTTCCAGGCGTTCAGTGGGCCTTAGTGGAAGCAAATATGGCGCAGCGGACGGGACTCGAACCCGCGACCCCCGGCGTGACAGGCCGGTATTCTAACCGACTGAACTACCGCTGCGCGTAACACTTTGGAACGAATGGTGGGTGATGACGGGATCGAACCGCCGACATTCTGCTTGTAAGGCAGACGCTCTCCCAGCTGAGCTAATCACCCTTCGCTTTCGGTGTGGCGCGCATTCTACGGAGCACTCCCAAAGCTGGCAAGCACTTTTTAAATTAATTTTTTCAGGCCTTCCAAAGGCTTAGCGAAGGGTTGGCCTATGGCGCTGCGAAGAGAATAATGCCCCCTTTGTATAAAGGAGAGACTCACCCCATGTGGTTCAAAAACCTGCTTATCTATCGCCTGACCCAAGATCTGCCTTTTGATGCCGAGGCGTTGGAAACTGCACTGGCCAGCAAACTGGCGCGTCCATGTGCAAGCCAGGAGTTGACCACTTACGGTTTCGTCGCGCCGTTTGGCAAAGGCGAAGACGCCCC includes:
- a CDS encoding TetR/AcrR family transcriptional regulator is translated as MESLNPTQRRIHQAAFRLFAERGTSQVNILDLAQEAGVARGTIYSNIDSMESLFEAVASHLAREMYERINKSFDSLTDPAQRLANGIRLFIRRAHEDSQWGAFIHKFAMSNSALREMFSSQASTDLRSGLSGGRYTFQQEQLLSVLTLISSSVLGSIFLVIEGHRTWRDSGSDTAELLLRALGVPPEEARALATIELPTLPPLD
- a CDS encoding tyrosine-type recombinase/integrase gives rise to the protein MALKDTAIKQAKPATKPYTLTDGDGLSLQVPPTGSKRWHFRFYWHDKQLRISLGIYPDVSLKEARQRREAARALVANNIDPRSHRRAERQKASHAANNTFEAVADRWHEFRSKKLTKSKKGSAGQASKYLKKDMLPCLGDLPIADISRGDVLELIRRIERRGALVSARKVRTWLNQIFRFAMAEGLIDVNPAADLDIVAETPRPVRHNPFLQVNELPGLLRTVTHYECAEKTRLGIRLLLLTGVRTGELRAATPDQFDFDKGIWLVPPEGVKQLRSRVRTQGNEIPPYVIPLSTQAIAIVQRLMQLRGRGARYLLVHRYEPQEMISENTLNTAISRMGYKGRLTGHGIRATISTALNEVGFVEEWIEAQLSHADANQIRATYNHAEYVEPRRRMMQYWADLLDALEVGVPPPTPEAYMPKIRRPSTDFLSAQRVSAD